One Triticum dicoccoides isolate Atlit2015 ecotype Zavitan chromosome 4B, WEW_v2.0, whole genome shotgun sequence genomic window carries:
- the LOC119294565 gene encoding ferredoxin C 1, chloroplastic-like produces MAAASLLHLATPISSPRPHLGHNALPRRHHPRARLTAARAHRVTIEHGGESRVVEMEEEENILERALEEGLDVPHDCKLGVCMTCPARLVSGRVDQSDGMLSDDVVAQGYALLCAAYPRSDCTIRVIPEDELLRVQLATAND; encoded by the coding sequence atggccgccgcctcgctGCTCCACCTCGCGACCCCCATCTCCTCCCCGCGCCCCCACCTCGGCCACAACGCCCTGCCCCGCCGGCACCACCCGCGAGCGCGGCTGACGGCGGCGCGGGCGCACCGGGTGACGATCGAGCACGGCGGCGAGTCGCGGGTGGtggagatggaggaggaggagaacatcCTGGAGCGCGCGCTGGAGGAGGGGCTGGACGTGCCGCACGACTGCAAGCTCGGGGTGTGCATGACCTGCCCGGCGCGGCTGGTGTCCGGCAGGGTGGACCAGAGCGACGGCATGCTCAGCGACGACGTGGTCGCGCAGGGCTACGCGCTGCTCTGCGCCGCCTACCCGCGCTCCGACTGCACCATCCGCGTCATCCCCGAGGACGAGCTGCTCCGGGTCCAGCTCGCCACCGCCAACGACTGA
- the LOC119294566 gene encoding glutathione transferase FosA-like: MATLQLNHIARETGDVRGLAAFYEEVLGFERVPAPAYSGFQVAWLRLPGSPDVALHIIERDPAAAAAAAAPGDATPAQLPRRHHLAFSVADFDGFLTGLRTRGTQLFEKSQPDGRTRQVFFFDPDGNGLEVTSSSPGDK, encoded by the exons ATGGCGACGCTGCAGCTGAACCACATCGCGCGGGAGACCGGCGACGTGCGGGGCCTGGCCGCCTTCTACGAGGAGGTGCTGGGCTTCGAGCGCGTCCCGGCGCCCGCCTACTCCGGCTTCCAGGTCGCCTGGCTCCGCCTCCCGGGCTCCCCCGACGTCGCGCTCCACATCATCGAGCGcgacccggccgccgccgccgccgctgccgccccggGGGACGCCACGCCCGCGCAGCTGCCCAGGCGGCACCACCTCGCCTTCTCCGTGGCCGACTTCGACGGGTTCCTCACCGGGCTCAGGACCCGCGGCACCCAGCTGTTCGAGAAGTCCCAGCCCGACGGCCGCACGCGCCAGGTCTTCTTCTTCGACCCCGACG GCAATGGTCTAGAAGTCACAAGCTCGAGCCCAGGCGACAAGTAA